From a region of the Microterricola gilva genome:
- the carB gene encoding carbamoyl-phosphate synthase large subunit, with product MPKRDDIKSVLVIGSGPIVIGQACEFDYSGTQACRVLREEGVRVILVNSNPATIMTDPDFADATYVEPITWQIIETIIAKEKPDAILPTLGGQTALNAAIDLHSNGILEKYNVELIGANFEAINKGEDRQIFKDLVLAAGADVARSYIATSVEQAVEQAQDLGYPLVVRPSFTMGGLGSGFAYTEEELRRIVGDGIHQSPTSEVLLEESILGWKEYELELMRDTSDNTVVVCSIENVDPVGVHTGDSITVAPALTLTDREYQKLRDIGIDIIRAVGVDTGGCNIQFAIDPANGRIIVIEMNPRVSRSSALASKATGFPIAKIAAKLAIGYRLDEIPNDITKVTPSSFEPTLDYVVVKVPRFAFEKFPAADATLTTTMKSVGEAMAIGRNYATALQKALRSMEKKGSSFHWGEESRSMEELLEISMVPTDGRIVTVQQALRKGASIEQVFEATKIDPWFIDQIVLINEVADTIANADTLDTDVLIYAKDHGFSDAQIGELRGFGEADVREVRHILGVRPVFKTVDTCAGEFPALTPYHYSSYDAETEVIPSDRKKVVILGSGPNRIGQGVEFDYSCVHASFALSDAGFETIMINCNPETVSTDYDTSDRLYFEPLTLEDVLEVIHAESQSGELVGVVVQLGGQTALGLAKGLEAAGVPILGTSPSAIDLAEERGLFSGILDAAGLMAPRNGTATDAAGAIAVAEEIGYPVLVRPSFVLGGRGMEIIYDSASFADYFVRIEGQVVVGPSHPLLVDRFLDDAIEIDVDAIYDGTELYIGGVMEHIEEAGIHSGDSSCTLPPVTLGRGQIDKVREATLAIAEGIGVRGLLNVQFAIGAGVLYVLEANPRASRTVPFVSKALGIPLAKAASLVMVGKTIAELKADGLLPVNDGSRVPLDSPVSVKEAVLPFKRFRTKEGTVVDSVLGPEMRSTGEVMGIDKDFPRAFAKSQLAAYGGMPLTGTVFVSVSDRDKRSIILPALRLQELGYDIVATEGTVEVLRRNGIRAEQVQKFSEKADASDSSIVELIHRGDVHVVINTPSGRSARADGYEIRAAAVAADIPLFTTIAELSAAVASLDAVRTGFEVTSLQEYAIQRAANA from the coding sequence ATGCCCAAGAGAGACGACATCAAGAGCGTTCTGGTCATCGGCTCCGGCCCGATCGTCATCGGTCAGGCCTGTGAGTTCGACTACTCGGGCACCCAGGCCTGCCGCGTGCTGCGTGAGGAGGGCGTCCGCGTCATCCTCGTCAACTCGAACCCGGCCACGATCATGACCGACCCGGACTTCGCCGACGCGACCTACGTCGAGCCGATCACCTGGCAGATCATCGAGACGATCATCGCCAAGGAGAAGCCGGATGCCATCCTGCCGACGCTCGGCGGACAGACGGCGTTGAACGCCGCGATCGACCTGCACAGCAACGGCATCCTCGAGAAGTACAACGTCGAGCTCATCGGCGCCAACTTCGAGGCCATCAACAAGGGCGAGGACCGCCAGATCTTCAAGGACCTGGTACTCGCTGCCGGTGCCGACGTCGCCCGCTCCTACATCGCGACCAGCGTCGAGCAGGCCGTCGAGCAGGCGCAGGACCTCGGCTACCCGCTCGTCGTGCGCCCGTCCTTCACCATGGGCGGCCTCGGCTCCGGCTTCGCGTACACCGAGGAGGAGCTGCGCCGCATCGTCGGCGACGGCATCCACCAGAGCCCGACCAGCGAGGTGCTGCTCGAGGAGTCGATCCTCGGCTGGAAGGAGTATGAGCTCGAGCTCATGCGCGACACCTCGGACAACACGGTCGTGGTCTGCTCCATCGAGAACGTCGACCCGGTCGGCGTGCACACCGGTGACTCGATCACCGTCGCCCCGGCACTCACCCTCACCGACCGCGAGTACCAGAAGCTGCGCGACATCGGCATCGACATCATCCGCGCCGTCGGCGTCGACACCGGTGGCTGCAACATCCAGTTCGCCATCGACCCGGCCAACGGCCGCATCATCGTGATCGAGATGAACCCGCGCGTCTCGCGCTCCTCCGCGCTGGCCTCCAAGGCCACCGGCTTCCCGATCGCGAAGATCGCGGCGAAGCTCGCCATCGGCTACCGCCTCGACGAGATCCCCAACGACATCACCAAGGTCACCCCGTCGAGCTTCGAGCCGACGCTCGACTACGTCGTCGTCAAGGTGCCCCGCTTCGCGTTCGAGAAGTTCCCGGCCGCCGACGCCACCCTGACCACCACCATGAAGTCCGTCGGCGAGGCCATGGCCATCGGCCGCAACTACGCGACCGCGCTGCAGAAGGCGCTGCGCTCGATGGAGAAGAAGGGCTCGTCGTTCCACTGGGGCGAGGAGAGCCGCTCCATGGAGGAGCTGCTCGAGATCTCGATGGTCCCGACCGATGGCCGCATCGTCACCGTGCAGCAGGCGCTCCGGAAGGGCGCTTCGATCGAGCAGGTCTTCGAGGCCACCAAGATCGACCCGTGGTTCATCGACCAGATCGTGCTGATCAACGAGGTCGCCGACACGATCGCGAACGCGGACACCCTCGACACCGACGTGCTCATCTACGCCAAGGACCACGGCTTCTCCGACGCGCAGATCGGCGAACTCCGCGGCTTCGGCGAGGCCGATGTGCGCGAGGTTCGCCACATCCTCGGCGTCCGCCCCGTGTTCAAGACCGTCGACACCTGTGCAGGCGAGTTCCCGGCTCTCACGCCGTACCACTACTCGAGCTACGACGCCGAGACCGAGGTCATCCCGAGCGACCGCAAGAAGGTCGTCATCCTCGGTTCCGGCCCGAACCGCATCGGCCAGGGCGTCGAGTTCGACTACTCCTGCGTGCACGCGTCGTTCGCGCTCTCGGATGCCGGCTTCGAGACCATCATGATCAACTGCAACCCGGAGACGGTCTCGACCGACTACGACACCTCCGACCGCCTGTACTTCGAGCCGCTCACGCTCGAGGACGTGCTCGAGGTCATCCACGCCGAGAGCCAGAGCGGCGAGCTCGTCGGCGTCGTCGTGCAGCTCGGCGGCCAGACGGCCCTCGGCCTGGCCAAGGGCCTCGAGGCCGCCGGCGTCCCGATCCTCGGCACCAGCCCCTCCGCCATCGACCTCGCGGAGGAGCGCGGCCTGTTCTCCGGCATCCTGGATGCCGCAGGCCTGATGGCCCCGCGGAACGGCACGGCCACCGACGCCGCAGGCGCGATCGCCGTCGCCGAGGAGATCGGCTACCCCGTGCTGGTGCGCCCGAGCTTCGTGCTCGGCGGCCGCGGCATGGAGATCATCTATGACAGCGCCTCCTTCGCCGACTACTTCGTGCGGATCGAGGGCCAGGTCGTCGTCGGACCGTCGCACCCGCTGCTGGTCGACCGCTTCCTCGACGACGCGATCGAGATCGACGTCGACGCCATCTACGACGGCACCGAGCTGTACATCGGCGGCGTCATGGAGCACATCGAGGAGGCCGGCATCCACTCCGGTGACTCCAGCTGCACCCTGCCGCCCGTGACGCTCGGCCGCGGCCAGATCGACAAGGTGCGCGAGGCGACGCTAGCGATCGCCGAGGGCATCGGCGTCCGCGGCCTGCTGAACGTGCAGTTCGCGATCGGCGCAGGCGTGCTCTACGTGCTCGAGGCGAACCCGCGGGCCTCCCGCACGGTTCCCTTCGTCTCGAAGGCGCTCGGCATCCCGCTGGCCAAGGCCGCATCGCTCGTCATGGTCGGAAAGACCATCGCCGAGCTCAAGGCCGATGGGCTGCTCCCGGTCAACGACGGCTCCCGCGTCCCGCTGGACTCGCCCGTCTCCGTCAAAGAGGCCGTGCTGCCGTTCAAGCGTTTCCGCACCAAGGAGGGCACGGTCGTCGATTCCGTGCTCGGCCCGGAGATGCGCTCGACCGGTGAGGTCATGGGCATCGACAAGGACTTCCCCCGTGCCTTCGCCAAGAGCCAGCTCGCCGCATACGGCGGCATGCCGCTCACCGGAACCGTGTTCGTCTCGGTCAGCGACCGCGACAAGCGCTCGATCATCCTGCCAGCGCTGCGCCTGCAGGAGCTCGGCTACGACATCGTCGCGACCGAGGGAACCGTCGAGGTGCTCCGACGCAACGGCATCCGCGCGGAGCAGGTGCAGAAGTTCTCCGAGAAGGCGGATGCCTCCGACTCCTCGATCGTCGAGCTGATCCACCGCGGCGACGTGCACGTCGTCATCAACACGCCGAGCGGCCGCTCGGCCAGGGCCGACGGCTACGAGATCCGCGCAGCGGCCGTCGCGGCCGACATCCCGCTGTTCACGACCATTGCGGAGCTCAGCGCCGCCGTGGCCTCGCTCGACGCCGTGCGCACCGGCTTCGAGGTCACCAGCCTGCAGGAGTACGCCATCCAGCGAGCAGCGAACGCGTGA
- the pyrF gene encoding orotidine-5'-phosphate decarboxylase, whose product MSQAEPLTFGDKLGAVFDRSGHLCVGIDPHAWMLDRWGLDDSADGAREFGLRVVEAAWNRAGIVKPQVSFFERFGSAGYQALERVIAEARAAGILVIADAKRGDIGSTQQAYGEAWLRPGSPLESDAVTLSPYLGLGSLQSSLELAEAAGKGVFVLAATSNPEAAGLQTARVVESERTVAASMLAGVSAWNNAQKDSAERRFGSIGVVLGATLDLSDFGIGIDEEQHGPSVPVLAPGFGHQGAEVSETRRVYGALTPGVIVSESRGLLGAGPDGIADAIARRAEEVEAKRG is encoded by the coding sequence GTGAGCCAAGCAGAACCGCTGACATTCGGCGACAAGCTCGGGGCGGTCTTCGACCGCTCCGGGCACCTCTGCGTGGGCATCGACCCGCACGCCTGGATGCTCGACCGCTGGGGCCTCGACGACTCGGCCGACGGCGCCCGCGAGTTCGGTCTCCGGGTCGTCGAGGCGGCCTGGAACCGTGCGGGAATCGTCAAGCCGCAGGTCTCCTTCTTCGAACGCTTCGGCTCCGCCGGCTATCAGGCGCTCGAACGGGTCATCGCCGAGGCGCGTGCGGCCGGCATCCTCGTGATCGCCGACGCCAAACGTGGAGACATCGGCTCCACCCAGCAGGCGTACGGCGAGGCCTGGCTCCGGCCGGGATCTCCGCTCGAATCGGATGCCGTGACGCTCAGCCCCTACCTCGGGCTCGGATCGCTGCAGAGCTCGCTCGAGCTGGCCGAGGCAGCGGGCAAGGGCGTGTTCGTCCTGGCTGCGACCTCGAACCCGGAGGCGGCCGGTCTGCAGACCGCCCGCGTCGTCGAGAGTGAGCGCACCGTCGCCGCGAGCATGCTCGCGGGCGTCTCGGCGTGGAACAACGCGCAGAAGGACTCGGCCGAGCGCCGCTTCGGCTCGATCGGCGTCGTGCTCGGCGCCACCCTCGATCTCTCCGACTTCGGCATCGGGATCGACGAGGAACAGCACGGCCCATCAGTTCCGGTGCTCGCTCCCGGCTTCGGCCACCAGGGAGCTGAGGTGAGTGAGACCCGTCGCGTGTACGGAGCGCTCACCCCCGGTGTGATCGTGTCGGAGTCGCGGGGCCTGCTCGGCGCCGGACCCGACGGAATCGCCGACGCGATTGCGCGGCGAGCAGAAGAAGTGGAGGCCAAGCGTGGCTGA
- the gmk gene encoding guanylate kinase: MAGSDIPKHLNPPDVDRVAASRAAVAARRARAAVKAAIAAGERNPLDVMRTAFEEPLGTEGKLRVTEFLTSIPAIGVTKMHRIMEDLEISPAKRLGGLGRHQRHRLRDYLSERLAARTPSPARLIVLAGPTAVGKGTVANHIRENYPDVLLSVSATTRAPRPGEIEGVSYYFVDDAEFDRMIADGELLEWATVHNASRYGTPRGPVEAALAAGNSVLLEIDIQGARSVRRAMPEARLVFLQPPSWEELVRRLIGRGTEDASEQARRLETAKVELASVDEFDYQVVNHDVGEAAQEVVDLMKTRKAKR, encoded by the coding sequence ATCGCTGGATCCGACATCCCGAAACACCTGAACCCGCCGGACGTCGACCGCGTCGCCGCATCGCGGGCCGCCGTCGCGGCCCGTCGCGCACGAGCCGCCGTCAAGGCCGCCATCGCTGCGGGGGAGCGCAACCCACTCGACGTGATGCGCACGGCGTTCGAGGAGCCGCTCGGCACAGAGGGCAAGCTGCGCGTCACGGAGTTCCTCACGAGCATCCCCGCGATCGGCGTCACCAAGATGCACCGCATCATGGAGGACCTGGAGATCTCACCGGCCAAGCGCCTCGGCGGCCTCGGCCGGCACCAGCGGCACCGGCTGCGTGACTACCTGAGCGAGCGCCTCGCCGCGCGCACGCCGAGCCCCGCCCGCCTGATCGTGCTCGCCGGTCCGACGGCCGTCGGCAAGGGCACCGTCGCCAACCACATCCGCGAGAACTACCCGGACGTGCTGCTGTCGGTGTCCGCGACGACCAGGGCTCCGCGCCCCGGCGAGATCGAGGGCGTGAGCTACTACTTCGTCGACGACGCGGAATTCGACCGCATGATCGCGGACGGCGAGCTGCTGGAGTGGGCGACCGTGCACAACGCCTCCCGCTACGGCACGCCGCGCGGCCCGGTCGAGGCCGCACTGGCCGCGGGCAACAGCGTGCTGCTCGAGATCGACATCCAGGGCGCGCGCTCCGTTCGCCGCGCCATGCCGGAGGCGAGGCTCGTCTTCCTGCAGCCTCCCAGCTGGGAAGAACTCGTGCGCCGTCTGATCGGTCGGGGCACAGAGGATGCCAGCGAACAGGCGCGCAGACTCGAGACGGCGAAGGTCGAATTGGCCTCGGTCGACGAGTTCGATTACCAGGTCGTCAACCACGACGTGGGCGAGGCGGCGCAAGAAGTCGTAGACTTGATGAAGACTCGCAAGGCGAAGCGCTGA
- the rpoZ gene encoding DNA-directed RNA polymerase subunit omega, whose product MADKLTGIIDPPIDELLSKVDSKYALVIFASKRARQINDYYADLHEGSLFDNVGPLVDSSIEDKPLSIAMHEINEDKLTVRPNAE is encoded by the coding sequence ATGGCTGACAAGCTCACCGGCATCATTGACCCGCCCATCGACGAGCTTCTCTCGAAGGTCGACTCCAAGTACGCCCTCGTGATCTTCGCCTCCAAGCGTGCGCGCCAGATCAACGACTACTACGCCGACCTGCACGAAGGCAGCCTCTTCGACAACGTCGGCCCGCTCGTCGACTCGTCGATCGAAGACAAGCCGCTCTCGATCGCGATGCACGAGATCAACGAAGACAAGCTGACGGTTCGCCCGAACGCTGAATAG
- the coaBC gene encoding bifunctional phosphopantothenoylcysteine decarboxylase/phosphopantothenate--cysteine ligase CoaBC: protein MAASKSSPLTVVVGISGGIAAYKAVNVVRAFVLAGHSVHVVATEAALRFVGRPTLEAISRNPVHSELYEGVAEVRHVAIGQSADLIVIAPATANTIAKLAAGIADDLLGNTVLASTAPLVIAPAMHTEMWQNPATVANVATLRSRGVTVIGPAVGQLTGADSGPGRLEEPDAIVRGALAVVAAGPVQDLVGTRVVVTAGGTREPLDPVRFLGNRSSGRQGIAIAEAAAARGADVVLIAAHLEVPPPGGVELREVSTALEMQDAAAAASADADVIVMAAAVADYRPVEVSEGKIKKDDRGDSMTLELVRNPDILAGLAAAKRDGQLVVGFAAETETDRARQLELGRSKIARKGADLLVLNRVGWNEGFATERNEITVLDSTADIVLEFAGSKVSVAHRILDVIAERL, encoded by the coding sequence GTGGCAGCCTCGAAATCTTCGCCGCTCACGGTCGTCGTCGGCATCAGCGGTGGGATTGCGGCGTACAAGGCTGTCAATGTCGTGCGGGCCTTCGTGCTCGCCGGCCACTCGGTTCACGTTGTCGCAACGGAGGCCGCGCTGCGCTTCGTCGGTCGTCCGACCCTCGAAGCGATCTCGCGCAACCCCGTGCACAGCGAGCTCTATGAGGGCGTCGCCGAGGTGCGGCACGTGGCGATCGGCCAATCGGCCGATCTGATCGTGATCGCACCGGCGACGGCCAACACCATCGCCAAGCTCGCCGCCGGCATCGCCGACGACCTGCTCGGCAACACGGTCCTCGCCAGCACCGCACCGCTCGTGATCGCCCCGGCGATGCACACCGAGATGTGGCAGAACCCTGCGACGGTCGCCAATGTGGCGACGCTGCGTTCCCGCGGTGTCACCGTGATCGGCCCGGCCGTCGGGCAGCTGACGGGCGCGGACTCCGGCCCAGGCCGCCTCGAGGAGCCGGACGCCATCGTGCGCGGCGCTCTCGCCGTCGTCGCGGCCGGTCCCGTTCAGGATCTCGTCGGCACCCGTGTCGTCGTGACGGCAGGCGGGACGCGCGAGCCGCTCGACCCCGTCCGCTTCCTCGGCAACCGCTCGAGCGGCCGTCAGGGCATCGCCATCGCCGAGGCCGCCGCGGCCCGCGGTGCCGACGTCGTGCTGATCGCGGCCCACCTCGAGGTGCCGCCGCCCGGCGGTGTCGAGCTGCGCGAGGTCTCGACGGCGCTGGAGATGCAGGATGCCGCAGCCGCGGCATCCGCGGACGCCGACGTCATCGTCATGGCCGCGGCCGTCGCCGACTACCGTCCGGTTGAGGTTAGCGAGGGCAAGATCAAGAAGGATGACCGCGGCGACTCGATGACGCTCGAGCTCGTGCGCAACCCGGACATCCTGGCCGGCCTCGCCGCCGCGAAGCGCGATGGCCAGCTCGTCGTCGGTTTCGCGGCCGAAACGGAGACCGATCGCGCCCGCCAGCTCGAACTCGGCCGCAGCAAGATCGCGCGCAAGGGCGCGGATCTGCTCGTGCTGAACCGGGTCGGTTGGAACGAGGGCTTCGCAACGGAACGCAACGAGATCACGGTGCTCGACAGCACCGCAGATATAGTGTTGGAATTCGCGGGCAGCAAGGTGTCGGTGGCTCACCGCATCCTTGATGTGATCGCAGAACGACTGTGA
- the metK gene encoding methionine adenosyltransferase, with protein sequence MSELRLFTSESVTEGHPDKICDQISDSILDAMLALDPHSRVAVETLVTTGLVHVAGEVTTEAYVEIPSIVRERITSIGYDSSDVWFDGRSCGVSISIGGQSPDIAQGVDNAYESRELSSDEMLDKQGAGDQGIMFGYATNETPQLMPIPIWIAHRLAERLAEVRKAGLVDYLRPDGKTQVTIGYDGQIPRTVETVVLSTQHSPRVTQERLREEINELVIRPVLDLVELDTSAAKTLINPTGKFEIGGPQGDAGLTGRKIIIDTYGGASRHGGGAFSGKDPSKVDRSAAYAMRWVAKNAVAAGLAERLEVQIAYAIGKAAPVGLYVETFGTGAMSDAEITRAIREVFDLRPAAIIRDLDLLRPIYAQTASYGHFGRELPDFTWERLDRVDDLRSAAGL encoded by the coding sequence ATGAGCGAGCTTCGGCTATTCACATCGGAATCGGTCACCGAGGGGCACCCAGACAAGATCTGTGACCAGATCTCCGACAGCATCCTCGACGCCATGCTGGCGCTCGACCCGCACAGCCGCGTTGCGGTCGAGACCCTCGTGACGACGGGCCTCGTGCACGTCGCAGGCGAGGTCACCACCGAGGCCTACGTCGAGATCCCCTCGATCGTGCGCGAGCGGATCACCTCGATCGGCTACGACTCCTCCGACGTCTGGTTCGACGGCCGCTCCTGCGGCGTGTCCATCTCGATCGGCGGCCAGTCGCCCGACATCGCCCAGGGCGTCGACAACGCGTACGAGAGCCGTGAGCTCTCCAGCGACGAGATGCTCGACAAGCAGGGTGCAGGCGACCAGGGCATCATGTTCGGCTACGCAACCAACGAGACCCCGCAGCTGATGCCGATCCCGATCTGGATCGCGCACCGCCTCGCCGAGCGCCTCGCCGAGGTGCGCAAGGCCGGTCTCGTCGACTACCTCAGGCCCGACGGCAAGACGCAGGTGACGATCGGCTACGACGGTCAGATCCCGCGCACCGTCGAGACCGTCGTGCTCTCGACGCAGCACTCGCCCCGCGTCACGCAGGAGCGCCTCCGCGAGGAGATCAACGAACTCGTCATCCGCCCGGTGCTCGACCTCGTCGAGCTCGACACCTCGGCGGCCAAGACCCTGATCAACCCGACCGGCAAGTTCGAGATCGGCGGCCCGCAGGGCGACGCCGGCCTCACCGGCCGCAAGATCATCATCGACACCTACGGCGGCGCGAGCCGGCACGGCGGCGGTGCGTTCAGCGGCAAGGACCCGTCGAAGGTCGACCGCTCCGCCGCATACGCCATGCGCTGGGTCGCCAAGAACGCCGTGGCGGCCGGCCTCGCCGAGCGCCTCGAGGTGCAGATCGCCTACGCGATCGGCAAGGCGGCGCCCGTCGGGCTCTACGTCGAGACCTTCGGCACCGGTGCGATGTCGGATGCCGAGATCACCCGCGCCATCCGCGAGGTCTTCGACCTCCGCCCGGCCGCGATCATCCGGGATCTCGACCTGTTGCGTCCGATCTACGCCCAGACCGCCAGCTACGGCCACTTCGGCCGCGAGCTGCCCGACTTCACCTGGGAGCGCCTCGACCGGGTCGATGATCTGAGAAGCGCAGCCGGGCTCTGA
- a CDS encoding primosomal protein N' produces MASAGVVARVLIDNPLPQLDHLFDYSVPEALRADVRVGQRVKVPFRSGGRLIDGYIIELVDRASADFSGQLSEIDSLISVVPVLTPEVYALARRVADRGAGSAIDVVRLAVPPRAVRVEKKWIAERAEGATAVAAVAEHAAVVVPAASELPAVTGYSAEVLAGAIDPDGRVALTAIPRLLEGPGGIWVGHWAVTMAELAVRTLATGRSAVLAVPDFRDQDQLLAALHALLPAEKVSRFDARQTTSERYGAFLACLDDEPRVIVGNRSVVYAPAARLGLIAMWDDGDPLYAESLSPYAHARDVALIRQGVTECALVLLGHARSIEAQRLVEIGWLHELGPERFTRPNIIATAQQGSPDPQAQAARIPSTAWREAKQALATGPVLVQVASPGYAPVVACASCREAAHCGRCQGPLGQSAAGAAPSCRWCGAIAANWSCGNCGGHALRTVRIGAGRTAEELGRAFPGALVIVADGENPILNVAARPALVIATRGAEPVADGGYAAVLLLDGERILGRESLRVAEDALRWWSNAAALATPGAPVLLAGVGGALATALATWQQAGWAASEFADRRALRFPPAVRTASVTAAPAVLETTLAELRELDGVDILGPVPAPIAPGAAAASDGLMRAIVRFDYGAGADVARRLRAGIVAVASSRRRPPKGGAFRPAPTLRVRFDDPEIF; encoded by the coding sequence ATGGCATCAGCCGGCGTGGTCGCGCGAGTGCTGATCGACAACCCCCTGCCGCAGCTCGACCACCTCTTCGACTACAGCGTGCCCGAGGCGCTGCGCGCCGATGTGCGCGTCGGCCAGCGGGTCAAGGTGCCGTTCCGCTCCGGTGGGCGCCTGATCGACGGCTACATCATCGAGCTCGTCGACCGCGCCAGCGCGGACTTCTCCGGGCAGCTGAGCGAGATCGACTCGTTGATCTCCGTCGTGCCCGTCCTCACCCCTGAGGTGTACGCGCTCGCCCGCCGGGTCGCAGACCGTGGTGCTGGCAGCGCCATCGACGTGGTGCGGCTCGCCGTCCCACCCCGCGCCGTGCGCGTCGAGAAGAAGTGGATCGCCGAGCGGGCTGAGGGCGCCACCGCGGTTGCCGCGGTTGCCGAGCATGCCGCGGTCGTCGTACCCGCGGCATCCGAGCTGCCCGCCGTGACCGGATACTCGGCCGAGGTCCTCGCCGGCGCCATCGACCCTGACGGGCGGGTGGCGCTCACCGCCATCCCGCGCCTGCTCGAGGGGCCGGGCGGCATCTGGGTCGGCCACTGGGCCGTCACGATGGCCGAGCTGGCCGTGCGCACACTCGCGACCGGACGGAGCGCCGTGCTCGCCGTTCCAGACTTCCGCGATCAGGACCAGCTCCTCGCCGCGCTGCACGCGCTGCTGCCGGCCGAGAAGGTCTCGCGATTCGACGCCAGGCAGACCACGAGCGAACGCTACGGCGCCTTCCTGGCCTGCCTCGACGACGAACCGCGTGTCATCGTCGGCAACCGCTCAGTCGTCTACGCGCCCGCGGCACGGCTCGGGCTGATCGCGATGTGGGATGACGGCGATCCGCTGTACGCCGAATCACTGAGTCCATACGCGCACGCCCGCGATGTCGCGCTGATCCGTCAGGGAGTGACGGAGTGCGCTCTGGTGCTGCTCGGCCACGCCCGCAGCATCGAGGCCCAGCGCCTCGTCGAGATTGGCTGGCTGCACGAGCTCGGCCCCGAGCGCTTCACCCGCCCGAACATCATCGCCACCGCGCAGCAGGGGTCTCCAGACCCGCAGGCGCAGGCCGCGCGGATCCCGTCGACCGCCTGGCGCGAGGCCAAGCAGGCCCTGGCCACCGGTCCGGTCCTCGTCCAGGTCGCCTCGCCCGGCTACGCGCCCGTCGTCGCCTGCGCAAGCTGCCGGGAGGCCGCGCACTGCGGGCGCTGCCAGGGGCCGCTCGGCCAGAGCGCGGCCGGGGCGGCGCCCAGCTGCCGCTGGTGCGGGGCGATCGCCGCCAACTGGAGCTGCGGCAACTGCGGCGGGCACGCCCTCCGCACGGTGCGCATCGGCGCCGGGCGCACGGCCGAGGAGCTGGGCCGTGCCTTCCCCGGGGCGCTCGTCATCGTCGCCGACGGCGAGAACCCGATCCTCAACGTCGCGGCCCGGCCTGCGCTCGTCATCGCGACGCGCGGCGCCGAGCCCGTGGCCGACGGCGGCTACGCCGCTGTGCTCCTGCTCGACGGTGAGCGCATCCTCGGCCGCGAATCGCTGCGGGTCGCCGAGGACGCGCTGCGCTGGTGGTCCAACGCCGCCGCCCTGGCCACGCCGGGCGCGCCCGTGCTGCTCGCCGGCGTCGGCGGCGCCCTCGCGACGGCGCTGGCCACCTGGCAGCAGGCCGGCTGGGCGGCGAGCGAGTTCGCTGACCGCCGCGCGCTCCGTTTCCCGCCGGCCGTGCGCACGGCGTCCGTCACCGCGGCACCGGCCGTGCTGGAGACGACGCTGGCCGAACTGCGGGAACTGGACGGCGTCGACATCCTCGGCCCCGTTCCCGCTCCGATCGCACCCGGTGCGGCTGCGGCATCCGACGGCCTGATGCGTGCGATCGTGCGCTTCGACTACGGAGCGGGCGCCGACGTTGCCAGGCGACTGCGCGCCGGGATCGTGGCCGTCGCCAGCTCGCGCAGACGCCCGCCCAAGGGTGGGGCCTTCCGGCCCGCACCTACACTGAGAGTTCGATTCGATGACCCGGAGATCTTCTAG
- the fmt gene encoding methionyl-tRNA formyltransferase, which yields MKLVFAGTPDAAVPSLRLLAASRHEIVAVLTRADAPLGRKRILTPSPVAQAAAELGLPIIKANWLDEAVTDEIAALGVDLGVIVAYGGLVREPLLSTPRLGWINLHFSLLPRWRGAAPVQRALIAGDAVTGADVFQLVPALDAGAVFGRIEQQITEESTAATLLADLADSGAELLGRVVDGLADGSAVATPQSGEATPAAKLSIDDARLDWAEQAASVFHRYQGVTSEPGAFTVIDGARFKIHEMRHARDAEPLAPGRIRSVDGRVLVGTASHPLELLRVQPAGKTPMNASDWWRGIAAEEVIAE from the coding sequence ATGAAACTCGTCTTCGCCGGTACGCCGGACGCGGCCGTTCCGAGCCTGCGGCTGCTTGCAGCCAGCCGGCACGAGATCGTGGCCGTGCTGACGCGCGCCGACGCCCCGCTCGGCCGCAAACGCATCCTCACGCCGTCGCCCGTCGCCCAGGCCGCAGCAGAGCTCGGGCTTCCGATCATCAAGGCCAACTGGCTCGACGAGGCCGTCACGGACGAGATCGCCGCGCTCGGCGTTGACCTCGGCGTGATCGTGGCCTACGGCGGACTCGTGCGCGAGCCGCTGCTCAGCACGCCGCGGCTCGGCTGGATCAACCTGCACTTCTCGTTGCTGCCGAGGTGGCGCGGCGCCGCCCCGGTGCAGCGTGCCCTCATCGCCGGTGATGCCGTCACCGGCGCCGACGTGTTCCAGTTGGTCCCTGCCCTCGACGCCGGAGCGGTGTTCGGCCGCATCGAACAGCAGATCACCGAGGAGAGCACGGCGGCGACGCTCCTCGCCGACCTGGCGGACTCCGGAGCGGAGCTGCTCGGCCGCGTGGTCGACGGCCTCGCCGACGGCAGCGCCGTCGCGACCCCGCAGAGCGGGGAGGCGACGCCGGCGGCCAAGCTCAGCATCGACGACGCCAGGCTCGACTGGGCGGAGCAGGCGGCATCCGTGTTCCACCGCTACCAGGGCGTCACGAGCGAGCCGGGCGCGTTCACGGTGATCGACGGCGCCCGCTTCAAGATTCACGAGATGCGCCACGCCAGGGATGCCGAGCCACTCGCGCCCGGCCGCATCCGTTCCGTCGACGGCCGCGTGCTCGTCGGCACAGCCAGCCACCCGCTCGAGCTGCTGCGTGTGCAGCCGGCGGGCAAGACCCCGATGAACGCCAGCGACTGGTGGCGTGGAATCGCAGCAGAGGAGGTGATCGCCGAATGA